From a single Nicotiana tabacum cultivar K326 chromosome 8, ASM71507v2, whole genome shotgun sequence genomic region:
- the LOC107814750 gene encoding protein GRAVITROPIC IN THE LIGHT 1-like, giving the protein MDSKNRSALSKSRLARTLAKVLHIRAVTGGNRKPKSQDKFKNEAVKNDVLNKGQLNSFVDKDEKLKKRAATEAFLANLFASISAVKSAYAELQFAQSPYDPEFIQSADEVIVSELKSLSELKHCYLTKQFDEYYSLETTLVLAEIKEQKSILKTYYIMGKKLDSQLKLILSEITFLRETLNEANKENKLLEKRLMREQVSDLDNLQLTKLSPSHFIMFLQQTIRSIRSFVMLLCREMEYAGWDLDAAALSIQPGIMFLKSSDKCYAFESFVCREMFDGFNHPQFLISKESTTEEKKQQRLFFNRFLKLRSANVADYLAWKPKSAFARFCCAKYLKLVHPKMESSLFGDLDHRNLLSSGEYPDTTFFSTFAEMAKRIWLLQCLAFSFDPEVAMFQVSSECRFSDVYMESVNEEAFLMSSGSPETEPRVGFPMVPGFMVGKTVIQCQVYLC; this is encoded by the coding sequence ATGGATTCAAAAAATCGATCTGCTTTGAGTAAGAGTAGATTGGCTCGCACTTTGGCTAAGGTTTTGCATATTCGAGCTGTGACAGGAGGAAATCGAAAGCCAAAATCCCAAGATAAGTTCAAAAACGAAGCAGTAAAGAATGATGTGTTGAACAAAGGACAGCTCAATTCATTTGTAGACAAAGATGAAAAACTGAAGAAGAGAGCAGCTACAGAAGCTTTTCTAGCCAACTTGTTTGCGAGCATCTCAGCTGTTAAATCTGCATATGCTGAGTTGCAATTCGCTCAATCTCCATATGACCCCGAGTTTATTCAATCTGCTGATGAGGTGATCGTGTCCGAGCTGAAAAGTTTGTCCGAATTGAAACATTGCTACTTAACGAAGCAATTTGATGAGTATTATTCCCTTGAGACAACTCTGGTTTTAGCAGAAATTAAGGAGCAGAAAAGTATTTTGAAAACGTATTATATCATGGGAAAGAAGTTGGATTCTCAACTTAAACTCATACTCTCAGAAATTACATTTCTCAGAGAGACACTAAATGAGGCCAATAAAGAGAACAAATTGCTTGAAAAGAGATTAATGAGGGAGCAAGTGTCTGATCTTGACAATCTTCAGTTGACAAAATTAAGCCCCAGCCATTTTATTATGTTCCTTCAGCAGACAATTAGGTCGATTCGGAGCTTTGTTATGTTGCTTTGTAGAGAGATGGAATATGCAGGGTGGGATTTAGATGCTGCAGCCTTGTCTATTCAACCTGGTATTATGTTCTTGAAATCAAGTGACAAATGTTATGCATTTGAATCATTTGTTTGCCGAGAGATGTTTGATGGTTTCAATCATCCACAATTCTTAATCTCAAAGGAATCCACAACAGAGGAGAAGAAACAACAGAGGTTATTTTTCAATAGATTCTTGAAACTGAGATCTGCTAATGTAGCAGATTACTTAGCCTGGAAGCCTAAGTCAGCATTTGCACGGTTTTGTTGCGCGAAGTACTTGAAACTAGTTCATCCCAAAATGGAAAGTTCTCTGTTTGGTGATTTGGATCATAGGAATTTACTAAGTTCTGGTGAGTACCCGGACACAACTTTCTTTAGCACATTCGCGGAAATGGCAAAGCGCATTTGGCTGCTGCAGTGTCTTGCCTTTTCTTTCGACCCGGAGGTTGCTATGTTTCAAGTGAGCAGTGAATGTAGATTTTCTGATGTTTATATGGAGAGTGTGAATGAAGAAGCATTCTTGATGTCTTCCGGATCACCAGAAACCGAACCCCGTGTAGGATTCCCAATGGTTCCAGGGTTCATGGTTGGTAAAACTGTTATTCAATGTCAAGTTTATCTCTGTTGA